The sequence TCAGAACCGTATATCTCATATATCTGATCCTCAAATCCAGAGGGATCCCCCTTAACCGGCTCCTTAACTGATCTTTTAACATCCCTTGGAGATTCTGCCTCTAAATCTCCAGGAACTGAATCAGATTGTGAATGAACTTCATCTTCAGGTTTACCCTGTAACTGGGAAGATGTGGCCACTGAAGATTTGGAAGTATCGTTACGAGATTCCTCATGCGCTTCAAGTGAGGTTTCATTCTTGTGGAGATAAGATCTGAGGGGTTTGACCATCCTCTCCCTGTATTTGACCAGAGAATCAACGATTTGAAAGTAAAGGTCCTCTTCTTCAGGAGTGGAGTTCACTGGAACTGCTATGGGGTTTTCCTTCTTAATCCTTGACCTTTTACCCTTGGATTCCTTGAAAAGCTGACGGGCCCTTTGAACATTCATAACGGCATTGTTTGCAATTTTATGCTCCCTTCTCTCACAGATCTCTTCAACTATCCTCTGGGCATCCCTTAAAAGGTATGATTCGAAGGAAAATGGATTATCATCTATCTTCCTCATTAAGGCGTTGAGGTAGTTTGAAACGTCGGTGTAAAAGTTGTCTCCCACACTGGATAGACCACTCATACTACGTTCTTTTTTTTGTATCTCCCTCAATGTCTGGAAAAATTCATCCAACCCTATTCCTCACTTTCTATCCTTGGAGCTAAAAGGAAACTTAGCTCACCCTCATCTGCAACCATGTTCAAAGACAGGGTTAAGGGCATATCGTTTCCAAGTCTCATTACAGCTGTTTCAGAGAATTTATCTGCCTTCAGCATTTCTTTTATTTTTTCCAGTGAGAAGACTGATTTTGCATTCTCAGTTATTTTTTCACCGTGGAGGTACTCGATCTTGGCATCTCCAAATTCACCCTCTGCAGATGCAATGAACTTATCAGAGTCCACAATAAGGGCAATTTTATCAGAAACTATGCTTATGTCCTGAATGGAATTTTTAAGAAGATTGAAAGGTATTTCAAATTCAGTTGGGTACTCAAGTTCAGGTGGGCTTGGTGCCTCGTACTCTATATCTATAAGTCTGATTTTGAAGGTACGCCTTGCCTCATCTTCAAAGGTAACTATTAAATTGCCTTCATCAACCGTTAATTCAACTACATCCTCGGATTTAGCCCTTTTTAAGACTTTCATGAGTTCTTCTGTATCCACGTTGATCTTCAGGGGCTCGTCACATGAGAATACATCAAATAACGCTGATTTAAGTTCAAGGTGCACGAATGTGATGTGGGACCTGTCCAGTGCATCCAACCGTAATCCATCACCGTCTGCCTTCATCTGAACTTCATCTACAATTGAAGATATTGCTTCAAAACTTGTCTTCAAAATGTTTGAATCGCTTAAAACCGCTTTGAACATTTTCATCCTCCTTTCTACCTTTAATCTTCTGATCTAATATCCTTATTATTCTTATCGTTATTATTCTTTGCATCGCTGCTACTGGTTGAGGCATCTTTGACCCTTGTATCTGATTCTGAGGTGGCATTATTTGATTTTGAATCTGATTTTGAATCTTTACCCTGACTTTCTGCGTTATCAGGGTTGATCTTCTTTTCAGCAGCTTCAATTTCCTTGTGTATGTTGTGAAGGAATGTTCCACCAAACAATCTCTTTGCAAATGCTAAAATAATTATAATAACACCTAAAAGAATCAATAAAACTGCAAACGCAGATTCATCACCGAACATTACATTGTCCGCCACTTTAACCGTTGGGCTTAGGAAGAGAAACATTCCATAGACTATCATTACTGCCCCCAGTAAGGTGGCCAGTGCCTGGAGTATAAGGGATTTATGGGATTTCAGGTCCCCAAAAATTGCATGACCCGTGAATCCCTTTGTGAAGGAGAGATCATGATGTTCCTCAGTAGATTCCTTTTTTTCAGTTATTTCAGGTTTTTGAGGGTTTTTACTTTCAGGTTCCTCCGTAACTGGATCCTCAGTTGTGCCTTCAACAACAGGCTCTTCATCCGAATTCTTAGTTTTAAAGAATTTTTTTATATCGAAGGATGATGATTTTTTGGAACCTGAAACTTCATCTGCATCAACATCGTCATTGTGAGAATTTAATCTATCCTCTGAAACCTTCCCTGAATTTTCATCTGAATCTTCTGCCAATTTATTGTCCCCCTTAACCTCTAAAACATTGCAATGTAATGTTTTCTGTAGTAAACAGTTAGTAGAACTTCACTTTAACTGATGTTATCTGACCATGGATTTAATCGTACTCGCGCCAGGTGTGTCCACACTTGGTGCATCTTAAAAATCTTGTTTCAGATTCATCAGCACTTCTTGTCTGTCTTAAACGCCAGTAAGCTTCATTATTTCCACATTTAGAACATTTAACCTTTGTTTTTGGTAGTGTTTGGATGTTGTCACTTGTAACTATCACACTCTCTTTTGCATCCACCTTTTCAGAAACCTCGTACTGACTCACAGATTCCTTGGTCATTTCCTTTGTGTATCCGCAGTTCTTGCATTCGAAACAGTCCCCCTTAGGAAACATGACTGTTCCACATTTTGGACAAAATTCCATTTAAATCCTCCTAATAATAAACTAACCTCAATAGAAGTTTGAATTAGTTATTAATAAACTTTGATTTTACTCAAATGATTCAATTTTTAATTTTAGTTTTTAATTTTAGTATTTTTAGGTACTGATTTGATAAGTACTTTATAGTATGCCTTTTTTAGTAAGTTATCTTTTTTAATTTAAGTGATATTCCTTTTACTTTTTCCCTTTACTTTAAGGTTATTTTTACCAATTCTCCTTTAAATGCCTTGGTTTAAAAAATTTTCCTTAAATTACATTCAACAGAAGTTGTTGAAGGGTTCATGTGAATTAATAGGCATCTGAATTCAGTGCATCCTATTCATTATATTTATTGAAGATTTTAAGGCCTTCTTCAATTATCTGCCTATGATCGAAGGCAAGATCAAGCTCTAACATCTCAGGGATGCTGAAGTACTGGGCATCCTCTGCATCCGTGTCTGCAGTAAGTTTGCCAGATGATTTATGTGCCAGAAATACAACAGAAACTGTGTGTCCCCTTGGGTCCCTTTCTGGATTCGAGTAAACACCTATAAGATCCTTAAGATCGATCTCTAGACCTGTTTCTTCCTTAGCTTCCCTTGAAGCCGCTGCTTCCACAGTTTCACCGTACTCAACGAATCCGCCTGGAAGCGCCCAGAAATCTTTGTAAGGTTCATTTTTACGTTTTATAAGGACAAAACACACTTCCCCATTACATATTTCCTGATCGTCATCGTAAATCAAGGCATCGACAGTTAAAAAAGGATTTCTGATTTGAACACTTCCTTAAAATTAGTTCAGATTCTTAATTTTATGTTACTTACTAAAAATTATGTTACTTACTAAAAAGCATCTTTAAATTGTACGCAGTTTTCAATGATTTTAATGTTATATTAAGCGCTTCCCCGTGACTCTCCAGTTGTGACACCTGCAGCTATTAGGTGTGCAGCCCTTATAGGTTCGGGTATGGCACTTCTGGTTGATGAAAGCTTCACAACTTCAACTGCATCCTCCAGTTCCATCCCACATATCTGGATGTATACTGGTTCACCATCCTTATCAACCCTGTGTATCTCACCAGCTTCAAGAATACTCTGCCAGCGATCCTCCCAGTTCTTGAAGTGCTGAAGGGCTTTTTTTATCCTTTCGAAGTTCGGCTGCTTTCTCATCACCACGATCACAGGTATTCCTGTTTTCCGGCATATCCTGGGGATGTTTGCAACGTTGAAACCTCCAAAGGTAACTCCGTCAAGCATTATAATTCCAAGCTGTTCCTTCTGCCTGGAACCGTTGACCATTGAGATTATCTTCTCTGTTGCATCATCACCATCCACCTGTACAAAGGTTCTCAGAACACCGTCGAACCATTTACCTGCCCTGAAGACAGTTCCAACGACCATGACTGGATCACTGGTGTGGGGTGTGAATGGAGCATCATCAACTCCAAGAATTCTTATTTCCTGTTTTATGGACCGAAAATTTCTTTTTGGAATAATTTCGGGGTGATTTTCTTCAGCTCTCATCTCTCATCAGGTTACCTGAAGATCTGCTTATCCAGAGAAAATTTATAAAAATTTGGGTTTATAAAATCTATAAAAAAATTAGGATTCTGAAGATTCTACAAGAGTTTTGAACTCATCACATTGAGCTTTAAGTGTTTCTGCAGCTTTTTTAAGTGATTTTTTTGGATTTTTAGCCTTTATCTGGAGCTTTGGTTCTCCAATGATTGGGTGTTCTATGACGTAGGCTGCAGCTTCAACATCCTCATCTTCCATGAGAGTTTTTCTCAGGGCGTTGCAGAGTGTGTGGGTTTCACCTGTAATTTCTATCTCTAATTCCTTTTTCTTATCGGTTATTATCTTCATTTTATCCCTCATATCATTGAAAATATTCATTTATGCTGAGTTTTTACTAAACTTCGCAAATCATATTAAAAATAATATAGTTTAATGCAGTTATCAA is a genomic window of Methanobacterium congolense containing:
- a CDS encoding DNA-directed RNA polymerase subunit L; this encodes MKIITDKKKELEIEITGETHTLCNALRKTLMEDEDVEAAAYVIEHPIIGEPKLQIKAKNPKKSLKKAAETLKAQCDEFKTLVESSES
- a CDS encoding DNA replication complex subunit Gins51: MDEFFQTLREIQKKERSMSGLSSVGDNFYTDVSNYLNALMRKIDDNPFSFESYLLRDAQRIVEEICERREHKIANNAVMNVQRARQLFKESKGKRSRIKKENPIAVPVNSTPEEEDLYFQIVDSLVKYRERMVKPLRSYLHKNETSLEAHEESRNDTSKSSVATSSQLQGKPEDEVHSQSDSVPGDLEAESPRDVKRSVKEPVKGDPSGFEDQIYEIYGSEPSKQTSEKEGLKGSNSGISNEKSPEAHETSNSNGTAAGISSSNVSDLEGSGHGSSITLGADETSDTLKPVASDGTSTLKTLLILDELPSILGVDKNVYGPVIPQDIVTMPEANAKVLIKNRKGMAIQRYK
- a CDS encoding endonuclease dU; the encoded protein is MRAEENHPEIIPKRNFRSIKQEIRILGVDDAPFTPHTSDPVMVVGTVFRAGKWFDGVLRTFVQVDGDDATEKIISMVNGSRQKEQLGIIMLDGVTFGGFNVANIPRICRKTGIPVIVVMRKQPNFERIKKALQHFKNWEDRWQSILEAGEIHRVDKDGEPVYIQICGMELEDAVEVVKLSSTRSAIPEPIRAAHLIAAGVTTGESRGSA
- a CDS encoding transcription factor S produces the protein MEFCPKCGTVMFPKGDCFECKNCGYTKEMTKESVSQYEVSEKVDAKESVIVTSDNIQTLPKTKVKCSKCGNNEAYWRLRQTRSADESETRFLRCTKCGHTWREYD
- the pcn gene encoding proliferating cell nuclear antigen (pcna) produces the protein MFKAVLSDSNILKTSFEAISSIVDEVQMKADGDGLRLDALDRSHITFVHLELKSALFDVFSCDEPLKINVDTEELMKVLKRAKSEDVVELTVDEGNLIVTFEDEARRTFKIRLIDIEYEAPSPPELEYPTEFEIPFNLLKNSIQDISIVSDKIALIVDSDKFIASAEGEFGDAKIEYLHGEKITENAKSVFSLEKIKEMLKADKFSETAVMRLGNDMPLTLSLNMVADEGELSFLLAPRIESEE
- a CDS encoding NUDIX domain-containing protein, which codes for MRNPFLTVDALIYDDDQEICNGEVCFVLIKRKNEPYKDFWALPGGFVEYGETVEAAASREAKEETGLEIDLKDLIGVYSNPERDPRGHTVSVVFLAHKSSGKLTADTDAEDAQYFSIPEMLELDLAFDHRQIIEEGLKIFNKYNE